In bacterium, the following are encoded in one genomic region:
- a CDS encoding biotin transporter BioY, which translates to MYTTTTVDRIFSVSESRSLSTTVWIGGFALLTALGAQIVLPTIPVPFTLQTFFVLLSGAMLGPRKGAAAQMSYLAMGATGMPVFAGFAGGFPYLLGPTGGYLIAFPFAAFVTGALLHETKLLSRLPRYIAALFAMILGMVVIFAMGITQLNYVLINDWNASIAAGFVSLQVWDAVKIAAAAGIYAEVGRRFTK; encoded by the coding sequence ATGTACACGACGACAACAGTAGACCGTATTTTCAGTGTTTCAGAGAGCCGCTCGCTTTCCACAACCGTGTGGATCGGCGGATTCGCCCTGCTGACGGCGCTTGGCGCACAGATCGTGCTGCCGACAATTCCGGTGCCGTTTACGTTGCAGACCTTCTTCGTGCTGCTTTCCGGCGCCATGCTGGGCCCCCGCAAGGGCGCAGCGGCGCAGATGAGCTACCTGGCCATGGGCGCGACCGGAATGCCGGTGTTCGCCGGTTTTGCCGGAGGTTTCCCCTATCTTCTGGGTCCCACCGGCGGTTACCTGATCGCCTTCCCTTTCGCAGCCTTCGTTACCGGCGCCCTGCTGCACGAAACGAAGCTTCTCAGCCGCCTGCCCCGGTATATCGCCGCCCTGTTCGCCATGATTCTGGGTATGGTGGTGATTTTCGCCATGGGAATTACGCAGCTCAATTACGTTCTCATCAATGACTGGAATGCCAGCATTGCGGCAGGTTTTGTGTCGCTGCAGGTGTGGGATGCAGTCAAAATCGCGGCCGCCGCGGGCATCTATGCCGAAGTGGGACGCCGTTTCACGAAATAA
- a CDS encoding 7-carboxy-7-deazaguanine synthase QueE, with the protein MPKLKVSEIFYSIQGEGSRAGLPCVFIRLQGCGLRCSWCDTPYALDHREGGEMMDTGAILSRVASFRCGFVELTGGEPLEQEDSFAFMTELCEQGFDVAVETGGHVDISRVDPRVTVIMDVKCPGSGMMKKNRRENLDYLKPTDEVKFVVKDREDYEWTRDFITRESLADRCGEILISPAFEDVDYQKLVEWMLADHLPARLQLQLHKYIWHPDTRGV; encoded by the coding sequence ATGCCGAAGCTGAAAGTCTCCGAGATTTTTTACAGCATTCAAGGCGAGGGCAGCCGAGCAGGGCTGCCCTGCGTTTTTATACGCCTGCAGGGATGTGGACTCCGCTGCAGCTGGTGCGATACACCCTATGCCCTCGACCACCGCGAAGGCGGGGAAATGATGGATACCGGCGCAATCCTCTCACGCGTCGCCTCCTTCCGCTGCGGCTTCGTGGAACTGACCGGCGGAGAGCCGTTGGAACAGGAAGACAGCTTCGCCTTCATGACCGAACTCTGTGAGCAGGGCTTCGACGTAGCCGTGGAAACCGGGGGACATGTGGATATCAGCCGCGTGGACCCGCGCGTGACGGTGATCATGGATGTGAAATGTCCCGGCTCCGGCATGATGAAAAAGAATCGGCGCGAAAACCTGGACTATCTCAAGCCGACGGACGAAGTGAAATTCGTCGTGAAGGATCGCGAGGATTATGAATGGACCCGCGACTTCATCACACGCGAATCCCTTGCCGATCGCTGCGGGGAAATCCTCATCTCCCCCGCGTTTGAGGACGTCGACTATCAGAAGCTTGTGGAATGGATGCTCGCAGACCACCTCCCCGCACGCCTACAGCTTCAGCTGCACAAGTACATCTGGCATCCCGACACCCGGGGTGTATAG
- a CDS encoding HD domain-containing protein, which translates to MIEAAIALAVKAHAGQKDKYGAPYILHPLKVGLGSHDDFEMTAGFLHDVIEDSPRTIEDLRKEGFPEEVLIIVDHLTKRDGEEWEAYIHRVMEHEPSMRVKLRDLEQNMDTTRISSFGDRDKDRFTRYVWAWHQIREKLGIE; encoded by the coding sequence ATGATTGAAGCCGCGATTGCGCTGGCGGTGAAGGCACATGCGGGACAGAAGGACAAGTACGGCGCGCCGTACATTCTGCATCCATTGAAGGTGGGACTCGGGTCGCATGATGACTTCGAAATGACGGCTGGTTTTCTGCACGACGTGATTGAAGACAGTCCGCGCACGATTGAAGATCTCCGCAAGGAGGGTTTTCCCGAAGAAGTCCTCATCATCGTCGATCACCTGACCAAGCGCGATGGGGAGGAGTGGGAAGCCTACATCCACCGGGTGATGGAGCATGAGCCTTCTATGCGTGTCAAACTGCGTGACCTCGAGCAGAACATGGACACCACGCGTATTTCCTCCTTCGGCGATCGCGACAAGGACCGCTTCACCCGCTACGTATGGGCTTGGCATCAGATCCGCGAGAAACTCGGGATCGAGTGA
- the hemW gene encoding radical SAM family heme chaperone HemW — MPGLYIHIPFCDKKCIYCDFYSIESFRQYDDFLSALHREIAMRADVLPEDIVFHSIFFGGGTPSLLSDMQLGGILDALRSRFRFESDAEVTVECNPGTVDVDKLRGYRSAGVNRLSFGVQSFHADDLQFLSRIHDAGEAEAAIHAAHEAGMENVNLDLMFSLPGQTPERWLYNLERARTLGTTHLSCYSLTVEQGTPLARMVRLGTVAMPPEESDAALFDLTMDTLAEWDFQQYEVSNYARPGYTCRHNLTYWRHEDYLGFGPSAHSTWLGRRWWNLSSVQSYVESLTRGALPEAGGETLDADTLRHEYIYLRLRSEGIHLPSYTRLFGGNLLEERSAYIGTCLKSGLLQRSGDRLHLSRKGILVCDEICAELM, encoded by the coding sequence ATGCCCGGACTCTACATTCATATCCCCTTCTGTGACAAGAAGTGCATTTACTGCGACTTCTACTCCATCGAATCCTTCCGCCAGTACGACGACTTCCTCTCCGCCCTGCACCGGGAAATCGCCATGCGCGCTGATGTCCTTCCCGAGGATATTGTCTTTCACAGCATCTTCTTCGGTGGCGGCACACCCTCCCTTCTCAGCGACATGCAACTCGGCGGCATCCTCGATGCGCTGCGTTCGCGTTTCCGTTTCGAGTCCGATGCCGAAGTCACCGTCGAATGCAATCCCGGCACGGTGGACGTCGACAAACTTCGTGGTTATCGCAGTGCGGGCGTCAACCGCCTGAGCTTCGGTGTGCAGAGCTTTCACGCCGACGATCTGCAATTCCTCAGCCGCATCCATGATGCCGGCGAGGCAGAGGCCGCCATCCATGCCGCACATGAAGCGGGAATGGAGAACGTCAATCTTGATCTCATGTTTTCGTTGCCGGGACAGACACCCGAGCGCTGGCTATACAATCTCGAACGCGCCCGCACGCTGGGCACGACGCACCTGAGCTGCTACTCTCTCACCGTGGAGCAGGGCACACCGCTCGCGCGTATGGTGCGCCTCGGAACCGTCGCCATGCCGCCCGAGGAGAGCGACGCCGCACTGTTCGATCTCACGATGGACACGCTCGCAGAGTGGGATTTCCAGCAATACGAAGTGTCCAATTACGCGCGTCCCGGTTACACCTGCCGGCACAACCTGACCTACTGGCGGCATGAAGACTACCTCGGCTTTGGTCCCTCCGCCCACAGCACCTGGCTCGGTCGCCGCTGGTGGAATCTCAGCAGCGTGCAGAGCTATGTCGAATCCCTCACTCGCGGTGCACTGCCCGAAGCCGGCGGCGAGACGCTCGACGCCGACACCCTCCGCCACGAGTACATCTACCTGCGCCTCCGCAGCGAAGGCATACACCTCCCCAGCTACACCCGCCTCTTCGGCGGCAACCTGCTCGAAGAACGCTCCGCCTACATCGGCACCTGCCTGAAGTCCGGGTTGCTTCAGCGCTCCGGCGACCGCCTTCACCTCTCCCGCAAGGGCATCCTCGTCTGCGACGAAATCTGCGCGGAATTGATGTAA
- a CDS encoding SRPBCC family protein: MYYYTRSIEIGADLETVFAFHSDPANLLRITPRYLRISIDRHDTPAEGAEVFLRVRPFLLLPAQHWQMRFDIYEPPRRLGDVMVKGPFSAWKQVREFIPLSNGNCLLNDSVEYDLPYGTLGHLVNKLVVTRLIRGMFASRQKRTKRLLEHP, encoded by the coding sequence ATGTACTATTACACCCGTTCGATAGAGATCGGGGCCGATCTGGAAACAGTATTCGCGTTTCACAGCGACCCGGCAAACCTGCTGCGTATCACACCGCGATATCTGCGCATCAGCATAGACCGTCATGACACACCCGCAGAAGGAGCAGAGGTCTTTCTTCGTGTTCGCCCCTTCCTGCTCCTGCCTGCGCAACACTGGCAGATGCGTTTTGACATCTACGAGCCTCCCCGGCGTCTCGGTGATGTGATGGTGAAAGGACCTTTTTCCGCCTGGAAGCAGGTGCGGGAATTCATCCCCCTGAGCAATGGGAACTGCCTGCTGAATGATTCCGTCGAGTATGACCTCCCGTATGGTACACTCGGGCACCTTGTCAACAAACTCGTTGTCACCCGCCTTATCCGGGGCATGTTCGCCTCACGGCAGAAGCGCACGAAGCGTCTTCTGGAACACCCCTGA
- a CDS encoding SMC family ATPase, with amino-acid sequence MIITAVRLQNIKSYIDAELQFIRGINVIAGANGTGKSTIIEAVGLALFGAWPKKLMDGKAYAGLLRNGEKEGSIEVDVQARGRDFRVLCNIGSRRQGGREKLSYERRLFDAKGTEISSSAGRKEDFQEDMREHIIGASRIDDDELFRNIVGTEQGAFDDPFTQQEKERRTLFEKILGIEDFQHFEKQFWALVRAQRDEADTLGIRVEERAGVVEKQVEAEKLLGEFVEQLASVQNDAEAAAVEEKALQEKLEKLTAQREALAKQRHEVQLLKDRRKSQSSALKNAEALLQEAREAAEELESVRPGYDAFIAADRELSVLRASAKRRDVAQDTLNALQKKFDEGKIRLQSRREYAEAQLKETAEKLEKTEADCAPLEKEIETLLEEYRAIEKEKVRLEDRVAATAEARSFVDEMHGAQQTLENLGENMQKLHNSFTQLQEYQRNSDVKLNFFAELESTSEQFFGKYLETQGGEGARSPFAELRKRANQEEESARREASRATEALGTKREQGKSARSRLDDRKAEIEALQKSRTALEKEILSVARELKALEEDWNLQSGKLQESLLGFTTLDEDIAALEKQLESNREAHTRFLSLQNLASAVGERTKQCEAAQEAEKETDATLTAAEKELTKQEKAFTEKDYLETKAQWEVALALERKASGLLAEWKTRVSTQEEAVRVLGKDRKEYEKLLKSASRSSTEADFMQNVHNAVVRELARHVGASIVTALSAFAADLYQRIAPEQGMTLVWDAQSYAVELRGEAGRVRGRELSGGQLMGVSLAVKLALIKWYAQCRVGFLDEPTTHLDRETRRHLADVIQHLEQLTGDSDPWFDQLFIISHEESFAGAGHLVELIREPSGASQVV; translated from the coding sequence ATGATTATCACCGCTGTTCGTTTACAGAACATCAAATCCTACATCGACGCGGAGCTGCAATTCATCCGTGGCATCAACGTCATTGCCGGGGCGAATGGTACAGGGAAATCCACCATTATCGAGGCGGTGGGACTCGCACTCTTCGGCGCCTGGCCGAAAAAGCTGATGGACGGAAAGGCGTACGCAGGTCTGCTGCGTAACGGGGAAAAAGAGGGCAGCATCGAAGTGGATGTACAGGCACGCGGGAGGGATTTCCGCGTTCTCTGCAATATCGGAAGCCGTCGCCAGGGCGGCCGGGAGAAGCTCTCTTATGAGCGCAGGCTTTTTGATGCAAAAGGGACCGAGATTTCTTCCAGTGCCGGGAGGAAGGAGGATTTCCAGGAGGATATGCGTGAGCACATCATCGGCGCATCACGCATTGACGACGATGAGCTATTCCGCAATATCGTCGGTACCGAACAGGGTGCCTTCGACGATCCCTTCACGCAGCAGGAGAAAGAGCGTCGGACGCTCTTCGAAAAGATTCTGGGCATTGAGGATTTCCAGCATTTCGAGAAACAGTTCTGGGCGCTGGTACGTGCGCAGCGGGATGAGGCTGATACGCTCGGGATACGTGTCGAGGAACGAGCTGGAGTCGTCGAAAAGCAGGTGGAGGCTGAAAAGCTGCTTGGGGAATTCGTAGAGCAACTTGCATCCGTGCAAAACGACGCCGAGGCTGCGGCAGTGGAGGAAAAGGCGCTGCAGGAGAAACTGGAGAAGCTCACTGCGCAGCGCGAGGCACTCGCGAAACAGCGCCACGAAGTGCAGCTGCTCAAGGACAGGCGCAAGTCGCAGTCCAGCGCGCTGAAAAACGCCGAGGCGCTTCTGCAGGAGGCACGCGAGGCTGCGGAAGAACTTGAATCCGTGCGTCCCGGGTATGACGCGTTCATCGCCGCAGATCGTGAGCTATCCGTATTGCGGGCGTCCGCCAAGCGACGCGATGTCGCGCAAGATACCCTCAACGCACTGCAGAAGAAATTCGATGAAGGAAAAATCCGCCTGCAGTCGAGGCGCGAATATGCCGAGGCGCAGTTGAAGGAAACCGCCGAGAAGCTGGAAAAAACAGAAGCGGATTGCGCCCCACTCGAAAAGGAAATCGAGACACTGCTTGAAGAGTACAGGGCGATCGAGAAGGAGAAAGTCCGTCTCGAAGATCGCGTCGCGGCGACGGCGGAAGCCCGTTCCTTCGTCGACGAAATGCACGGCGCGCAGCAGACGCTGGAAAACCTCGGTGAAAATATGCAGAAACTGCATAATTCCTTCACACAGCTTCAGGAGTATCAGCGGAATTCTGATGTGAAGCTCAATTTCTTCGCCGAACTGGAATCAACCTCAGAGCAGTTTTTCGGAAAGTATCTTGAGACGCAGGGGGGCGAAGGCGCCAGATCACCGTTTGCGGAATTGCGGAAGCGCGCGAACCAGGAGGAGGAAAGCGCACGTCGAGAGGCAAGCCGCGCCACCGAAGCGCTTGGCACGAAGCGGGAGCAGGGGAAGTCTGCCCGTAGCAGACTGGATGACAGGAAAGCCGAGATTGAGGCGCTGCAGAAATCCCGCACCGCACTGGAAAAGGAAATCCTGAGTGTAGCCCGCGAGCTGAAAGCGCTTGAAGAGGACTGGAACTTGCAATCAGGGAAGCTGCAGGAGTCGCTGCTGGGCTTTACAACGTTGGATGAAGATATCGCAGCACTTGAAAAGCAGCTGGAGAGCAACCGGGAAGCGCATACGCGATTTCTCTCGCTGCAGAATCTCGCGAGTGCCGTCGGGGAACGGACGAAGCAATGCGAGGCGGCACAGGAGGCTGAGAAGGAGACAGACGCGACGCTGACCGCAGCTGAGAAAGAACTGACGAAGCAGGAGAAAGCCTTTACGGAAAAGGATTACCTGGAGACGAAAGCGCAATGGGAGGTTGCGCTGGCTCTGGAAAGAAAGGCTTCCGGACTGCTGGCGGAATGGAAGACGCGAGTCAGCACGCAGGAGGAAGCAGTCAGAGTACTTGGCAAAGATCGTAAGGAATATGAAAAGCTTCTGAAATCAGCATCCCGGAGCAGCACTGAGGCGGATTTTATGCAGAATGTGCATAATGCCGTCGTGCGTGAACTCGCACGTCACGTGGGCGCCAGCATCGTGACGGCACTGTCTGCCTTCGCCGCGGATCTGTACCAGCGCATCGCGCCCGAGCAGGGGATGACGCTGGTGTGGGATGCGCAATCGTACGCCGTCGAGCTGCGCGGGGAGGCGGGACGGGTGCGGGGACGCGAACTCTCGGGTGGACAACTCATGGGCGTCTCCCTCGCCGTCAAGCTGGCACTCATCAAATGGTACGCGCAATGCCGCGTCGGCTTCCTCGATGAACCGACAACGCATCTCGACCGCGAAACCCGCCGTCATCTCGCTGACGTCATCCAGCATCTCGAACAGCTCACCGGCGACAGCGATCCGTGGTTCGACCAGCTCTTCATCATCAGTCACGAAGAAAGCTTTGCCGGTGCGGGACACCTGGTCGAACTCATACGTGAACCCTCCGGCGCCTCGCAGGTGGTGTAG
- the lepB gene encoding signal peptidase I, giving the protein MTEETPQQTEQKGELPQNANAPTSNAQNADAQNADAQNGDAQSASTGGLFREYWRVVLYALFIAIFLKVFFIEAFGIPTPSMNNTLLVGDFLFVNKFCYGVRTPRAVPLTGIRLPHAKFLPGYTSPSRGDVVVFEYPGDRETVEQPNVLNYVKRLIAVAGDTVEIAGKRVFVNGRRQADPENAVFSSRVLGRGDFDVDIYPKGSGYNRDWWGPMVVPYEGMEIELTLENIDSWRLFIEREGHNVRFTATGEVQVDGSESNLYTVENDYYFMLGDHRDNSEDSRYWGFVPEQNIIGKAMLIYWSWDSRIGLTSPIDLFSSIRWGRFFSIVH; this is encoded by the coding sequence ATGACAGAGGAGACACCGCAACAGACAGAACAAAAGGGAGAACTTCCGCAGAACGCAAATGCGCCAACCAGCAATGCGCAAAACGCAGATGCGCAAAACGCAGATGCGCAAAACGGGGATGCGCAGAGTGCGAGTACTGGCGGACTCTTCCGCGAGTACTGGCGAGTCGTGCTGTATGCACTGTTCATCGCCATTTTCCTCAAAGTGTTTTTCATCGAAGCGTTTGGTATTCCGACGCCTTCAATGAACAACACGCTGCTGGTCGGGGATTTCCTTTTCGTCAACAAATTCTGCTACGGCGTCCGCACCCCACGAGCCGTGCCACTTACCGGCATCCGCCTTCCTCACGCCAAATTCCTCCCCGGCTACACTTCCCCCTCCCGCGGCGATGTGGTCGTGTTTGAATATCCCGGCGATCGCGAAACCGTGGAACAGCCGAATGTGCTCAATTACGTCAAACGTCTGATAGCCGTCGCCGGCGATACCGTTGAAATCGCCGGCAAGCGTGTGTTCGTGAACGGACGACGGCAGGCTGATCCCGAAAATGCCGTGTTTTCCTCGCGTGTTCTCGGGCGCGGGGATTTCGATGTGGATATCTATCCCAAGGGGTCGGGATACAACAGGGACTGGTGGGGTCCGATGGTCGTGCCATATGAAGGAATGGAAATCGAGCTTACGCTGGAGAACATTGATTCATGGCGGCTGTTCATCGAGCGGGAAGGACACAACGTGCGCTTTACCGCAACGGGCGAGGTGCAGGTGGACGGCAGTGAGAGCAACCTCTACACCGTTGAAAACGACTACTATTTCATGCTTGGCGATCATCGCGACAACAGCGAAGACAGCCGCTACTGGGGCTTCGTCCCTGAGCAGAACATCATCGGAAAGGCCATGCTGATCTACTGGTCGTGGGATTCCCGCATCGGACTGACGAGTCCCATCGACCTGTTCTCCTCGATTCGCTGGGGACGGTTTTTCAGCATCGTACATTAG
- a CDS encoding helix-turn-helix transcriptional regulator: MAEEHIGNCIRRLRFEQGEMTQQQLADAAGCTRQTIILLEQQRYAPSLTLAFRIARVFGKDVEEVFTFEGTA, from the coding sequence ATGGCAGAAGAGCACATCGGCAACTGCATCCGGCGTCTGCGTTTCGAGCAGGGGGAAATGACACAGCAGCAACTGGCCGACGCTGCCGGCTGCACGCGGCAGACCATCATCCTTCTCGAGCAGCAGCGCTATGCGCCTTCCCTCACACTGGCATTTCGCATCGCGCGTGTTTTCGGGAAAGATGTTGAGGAGGTGTTCACTTTCGAGGGAACTGCCTGA
- the lepA gene encoding translation elongation factor 4 has product MDKTRNFCIIAHIDHGKSTLADRLLERTGTITQRDLKNNQVLDDMDLEQERGITIKLHAVRMKHTHTDGNEYTLNLIDTPGHVDFSYEVSRSLNACEGAILVVDATQGIEAQTISNLYLAIEAGLEIIPVVNKVDLASAMVDTVTQGIVDLIGCDPSEVIPTSAKTGVGIDDILQAIIERVPPPVGDASAPLQALIFDSVFDPYRGAVVYMRVVQGTIREKEVIKFFANDKEFEVEEIGILKRGRNRTGELSAGDVGYLIAGVKTVADTNVGDTITHAKKGAPERLPGYKEVKPMVFSGLYPTVSDDFEDLREALSKLRLNDSSIIYEPETSAALGFGFRAGFLGLLHMEIAQERLEREFDLSIITTVPNVQYYVVLKEEGERIPVENPSSMPPPGDIEYVEEPFIRAQIITPSEYMGNIMKLCMDRRGEYHNTQYIDPTRADVHFELPLSEIIFDFYDKLKSVSRGYASFDYEFKDYRKSDLVKLDILLNGEPVDALSSIVHRSKAYDWGRRLCRKLKDLIPRQMFEVVIQAAIGSKVISRDVVKPLRKNVTAKCYGGDISRKRKLLEKQKEGKKRMKQVGAVEVPQEAFLAVLSMED; this is encoded by the coding sequence ATGGATAAAACCCGCAATTTCTGCATCATCGCGCACATTGATCATGGAAAGTCGACTCTGGCCGACAGACTGCTCGAACGTACAGGGACGATCACCCAGCGCGATCTCAAGAATAACCAGGTGCTCGACGACATGGATCTCGAGCAGGAGCGGGGCATTACGATCAAACTGCATGCAGTACGCATGAAGCACACGCACACCGATGGCAATGAATACACGCTGAACCTTATTGATACACCGGGACACGTGGATTTCTCCTACGAAGTGTCCCGCTCCCTCAATGCATGTGAAGGAGCCATTCTTGTTGTTGATGCCACGCAGGGTATCGAAGCACAGACCATCAGCAACCTGTACCTGGCCATCGAGGCGGGACTCGAAATCATTCCCGTCGTCAACAAGGTCGATCTCGCCAGCGCCATGGTCGACACGGTCACACAGGGTATCGTTGACCTGATCGGCTGCGATCCCTCGGAAGTCATCCCCACCAGTGCCAAGACAGGTGTTGGCATCGACGATATCCTCCAGGCCATTATTGAACGCGTTCCTCCTCCCGTTGGCGATGCTTCCGCACCGCTGCAGGCACTGATCTTTGATTCCGTCTTCGATCCTTACCGCGGCGCCGTGGTATACATGCGCGTAGTGCAGGGCACAATTCGCGAGAAGGAAGTGATCAAGTTCTTCGCCAATGACAAGGAATTCGAGGTCGAGGAAATCGGCATTCTGAAAAGGGGTCGAAACCGCACGGGCGAACTTTCCGCCGGAGACGTTGGCTACCTCATCGCTGGTGTCAAGACGGTTGCCGACACCAACGTGGGTGACACGATCACGCATGCAAAAAAAGGCGCACCTGAGCGTCTGCCCGGGTACAAGGAAGTGAAACCGATGGTCTTCAGCGGACTGTATCCAACGGTGTCCGATGATTTCGAAGATCTCCGCGAGGCACTGTCGAAACTGCGCCTCAACGACTCTTCCATCATCTACGAACCGGAAACCTCCGCGGCACTGGGCTTCGGCTTCCGTGCGGGATTCCTGGGATTGCTGCACATGGAGATCGCGCAGGAGCGTCTCGAGCGCGAGTTCGATCTCTCCATCATCACTACGGTGCCGAACGTACAATACTATGTGGTGCTGAAGGAAGAGGGAGAACGCATTCCGGTAGAAAATCCGTCCTCGATGCCCCCTCCCGGGGATATCGAGTATGTGGAAGAGCCGTTCATTCGCGCACAGATCATTACGCCCTCCGAGTACATGGGCAACATCATGAAGCTGTGCATGGACCGCCGCGGCGAGTACCACAACACGCAGTATATCGATCCGACGCGAGCGGACGTCCACTTCGAGCTTCCGCTTTCCGAGATCATTTTCGATTTCTACGACAAGCTGAAGTCCGTTTCCCGCGGCTACGCGTCCTTCGATTACGAGTTCAAGGATTATCGCAAATCCGATCTCGTCAAACTCGACATCCTGCTCAACGGGGAACCCGTGGATGCGCTCTCCAGCATCGTTCATCGTTCGAAGGCATACGACTGGGGACGCAGACTGTGCCGTAAACTCAAGGACCTTATTCCCCGCCAGATGTTTGAAGTCGTCATCCAGGCGGCTATCGGCAGCAAGGTCATTTCCCGTGACGTCGTCAAGCCGCTGCGCAAGAACGTGACTGCGAAGTGTTACGGCGGTGATATTTCCCGTAAACGCAAACTGCTCGAGAAACAGAAGGAAGGGAAGAAGCGCATGAAGCAGGTCGGCGCTGTGGAAGTACCGCAGGAAGCCTTCCTTGCCGTGCTCTCGATGGAGGATTAG
- the lepB gene encoding signal peptidase I, protein MKKSIKETLKSLGFALVAVIFLNSFVLASFQVPTGSMENTVMAGDFLFVNKFIYGGTTPPTIPLLGIIFGTEIELPFVRTPGFSEPEKGDVIVFIFPGERDRVEPRQGFQYYLKRCVATAHDTIRVIDKVLYINGKKFPHHDGIHFMFEPMSKDVADPGIFPPGKPWNRDQYGPLVVPGEGDVIPLSLENIQEWVTFIRREGHEVSIEGEQIMIDGKAASSYTVERDYVFGMGDNRDDSLDSRWWGFIPAEHVVGTPMMVYWSMDPTIHNFFKKIRFSRMFTLIN, encoded by the coding sequence ATGAAAAAGAGCATCAAGGAAACGCTGAAATCGCTGGGCTTCGCCCTGGTCGCCGTGATTTTCCTCAACAGCTTCGTCCTGGCCTCCTTCCAGGTTCCGACCGGATCCATGGAAAACACCGTGATGGCCGGCGACTTCCTGTTCGTCAACAAGTTCATCTACGGGGGCACCACGCCGCCGACCATTCCCCTGCTGGGCATTATTTTCGGAACGGAAATTGAACTTCCCTTCGTCCGCACCCCCGGTTTCAGCGAACCGGAGAAGGGCGATGTCATCGTTTTCATCTTTCCCGGAGAACGCGATCGCGTTGAGCCGCGGCAGGGCTTCCAGTACTATCTCAAGCGCTGCGTCGCCACGGCACACGACACCATTCGCGTCATCGACAAGGTGCTGTACATCAACGGGAAGAAATTCCCGCATCATGACGGCATCCACTTCATGTTTGAACCCATGAGCAAGGACGTGGCCGATCCCGGTATCTTCCCGCCGGGCAAGCCCTGGAATCGTGATCAGTACGGTCCCCTCGTCGTCCCGGGCGAAGGCGATGTCATCCCGCTCTCCCTTGAGAATATCCAGGAATGGGTAACCTTCATTCGTCGTGAAGGACACGAGGTGAGCATCGAAGGCGAACAGATCATGATCGATGGGAAGGCAGCTTCGAGCTATACCGTCGAACGCGACTACGTGTTCGGTATGGGCGACAATCGTGATGACTCACTCGACAGCCGCTGGTGGGGCTTTATCCCCGCAGAACATGTCGTGGGCACCCCGATGATGGTATACTGGTCGATGGATCCGACGATTCACAACTTCTTCAAGAAAATCCGCTTCAGCCGCATGTTCACCCTGATCAACTGA